A window from Centropristis striata isolate RG_2023a ecotype Rhode Island chromosome 4, C.striata_1.0, whole genome shotgun sequence encodes these proteins:
- the LOC131970093 gene encoding post-GPI attachment to proteins factor 2-like isoform X1 translates to MSLLVRLCSCLFQTKMLQGSSILGHERPLVIRVSFTTCVVGTVCLPLLGLITCVFISSVFHYEDSTGTHCQVPNYLPSISASISLSPECHIWRFCIGLHSAPRLLVAFTYFKFYKTRFSSRFPEGPLTCFSLVFSLFENLGLLLLTYVSSSETYFVHKEGFVLFIVSSIIYMLITCRLWKTIKNYSLSPEDAKSHHWKVRFLILNVAFCAFAGFFYWKHNMYCESGSYTLFALFEYLVVFSNMAFHLTAVWDFKSREVVVISSSEDKDF, encoded by the exons ATGAGTCTCTTGGTGCGTCTTTGCAGCTGTCTCTTCCAG ACCAAGATGCTACAAGGCTCAAGTATCCTGGGACATGAGAGGCCCCTGGTCATCAGGGTGTCATTCACCACCTGTGTTGTTGGTACTGTCTGCCTACCACTGCTTGGACTAATAACATGCGTCTTCATATCCTCTGTTTTTCATTATGAGGACTCTACTGGTACACACTGCCAG GTTCCTAACTACCTGCCATCTATCAGTGCCTCAATAAGCCTGAGTCCTGAGTGCCACATATGGCGGTTCTGTATCGGACTGCACTCGGCGCCGAGGCTCTTGGTGGCATTTACCTACTTCAAATTTTACAAGACACGTTTTTCCTCAAGGTTTCCTGAGGGTCCACTCACCTGCTTCAGTCTggtcttttctctttttgaaaACCTCGGCCTCTTGCTTCTCACATATGTGTCATCCAGTGAAACATACT TCGTACATAAGGAAGGATTTGTCCTCTTCATTGTCAGTTCCATTATCTACATGCTGATAACCTGCCGTCTATGGAAGACTATTAAGAATTATTCATTAAGTCCAGAG GATGCCAAGTCTCACCATTGGAAAGTGCGCTTCTTAATTCTCAATGTAGCCTTCTGTGCTTTCGCTGGATTCTTTTACTGGAAACACAACATGTACTGTGAATCAGGAA GTTACACATTATTTGCCCTGTTTGAGTATCTGGTGGTCTTCTCCAATATGGCCTTCCATCTCACAGCAGTGTGGGACTTTAAGAGCCGCGAGGTGGTGGTCATTTCATCCTCTGAAGATAAAGACTTCTGA
- the chrna10a gene encoding neuronal acetylcholine receptor subunit alpha-10a codes for MKRWRAQTLFRLLLCVSILPTCWCAQGKYAQKLLNDLFNDYTSALRPVEDTNTILNVTLQITLSQIIDMDERNQILTAYLWIRQVWVDAHLRWNKDDYDGLDTIRIPSSYVWRPDIVLYNNADDHFTGSMDTNVVIRHDGQIMWDSPAITKSSCKVDVSFFPFDAQQCRFTYGSWTYNGNQLDIQNAMDSADLADLVDNVEWEVLGMAAKRNIILYGCCADPYPDVTYTLKLKRRASFYVFNLLIPCVMISFLAPLGFYLPADSGEKVSLGVTVMLALTVFQLLVAEIMPPSENVPLIGKYYIATMTMITASTALTIFIMNIHHCGPDAKPVPKWAKKVILQYMARMCFVYEVGENCLSPQPEKQEPPLVKNTNCTMNGQAGPGREECVFKMERGQETVGSMTSEEREDIDQMMSPRGSIGKNPTNNYSTWKNGIFMSMDCGDSGGPRRCRKGGVSDGERKDREVLCNSQSNERQLLRNIEYIANCYRDQRATQKRTGEWKKVAKVLDRFFMWIFFIMVFLMSLLIMGKAI; via the exons ATGAAACGATGGAGAGCTCAAACTTTATTTCGCTTGCTTCTTTGTGTCAGTATTTTGCCAA CCTGTTGGTGTGCTCAGGGGAAATATGCTCAGAAGCTCCTGAATGATTTATTCAACGACTATACTAGTGCGCTGAGGCCTGTGGAGGACACAAACACCATACTGAATGTGACCCTGCAGATTACACTGTCACAAATTATCGACATG GATGAGCGAAACCAAATTTTGACTGCATATTTATGGATACGACAAGTGTGGGTTGATGCCCACCTCAGATGGAATAAAGATGATTACGATGGACTCGATACCATCCGCATACCTAGTAGTTATGTATGGAGACCTGATATAGTCCTATATAACAA tgcTGATGACCATTTCACTGGCTCCATGGACACCAATGTGGTGATCCGACATGATGGCCAGATCATGTGGGATTCCCCTGCTATCACAAAGAGCTCCTGCAAAGTGGACGTGTCTTTCTTCCCATTCGATGCTCAGCAGTGCAGGTTCACATACGGATCCTGGACCTACAACGGAAACCAGCTGGACATCCAGAACGCCATGGATAGTGCTGACCTGGCTGACCTGGTGGATAATGTGGAGTGGGAGGTGCTGGGTATGGCGGCCAAAAGGAACATCATTCTGTACGGCTGCTGTGCTGACCCTTACCCTGATGTGACCTACACGCTGAAACTGAAGAGAAGAGCTTCCTTTTACGTCTTCAACTTGCTCATACCGTGTGTGATGATCTCTTTCCTGGCTCCACTGGGCTTCTACCTGCCAGCTGACTCTGGCGAGAAGGTGTCTTTGGGTGTCACAGTGATGCTGGCACTCACTGTCTTTCAGCTGTTGGTCGCCGAGATAATGCCACCCTCTGAGAATGTGCCGCTTATTG GAAAGTATTATATTGCAACGATGACTATGATCACTGCCTCCACTGCCCTGACTATCTTCATCATGAACATTCACCACTGTGGCCCGGATGCCAAGCCTGTTCCCAAGTGGGCCAAAAAAGTAATTCTGCAGTACATGGCCAGAATGTGCTTCGTTTATGAAGTCGGGGAGAACTGCTTGTCACCACAGCCGGAGAAACAGGAGCCTCCACTTGTAAAGAACACCAACTGCACCATGAATGGTCAGGCAGGACCAGGCAGAGAGGAATGTGTCTTCAAAATGGAAAGAGGACAAGAGACAGTGGGTTCCATGACCTCCGAGGAGAGGGAAGACATTGATCAGATGATGAGTCCGAGAGGCTCGATCGGGAAGAACCCCACCAACAACTACAGCACTTGGAAGAACGGCATTTTCATGAGCATGGACTGTGGAGATTCGGGAGGTCCGAGGAGATGCAGGAAGGGAGGTGTgagtgatggagagagaaaagacagagaggTTCTCTGCAACAGCCAAAGCAATGAGAGGCAACTGCTGCGTAACATTGAGTACATAGCTAACTGTTACAGAGATCAGAGGGCAACGCAGAAAAGGACTGGGGAGTGGAAGAAAGTAGCCAAAGTTTTAGACCGTTTCTTTATGTGGATATTTTTCATAATGGTATTTTTAATGAGCCTTCTCATAATGGGCAAAGCCATATAA
- the LOC131970093 gene encoding post-GPI attachment to proteins factor 2-like isoform X2, whose amino-acid sequence MLQGSSILGHERPLVIRVSFTTCVVGTVCLPLLGLITCVFISSVFHYEDSTGTHCQVPNYLPSISASISLSPECHIWRFCIGLHSAPRLLVAFTYFKFYKTRFSSRFPEGPLTCFSLVFSLFENLGLLLLTYVSSSETYFVHKEGFVLFIVSSIIYMLITCRLWKTIKNYSLSPEDAKSHHWKVRFLILNVAFCAFAGFFYWKHNMYCESGSYTLFALFEYLVVFSNMAFHLTAVWDFKSREVVVISSSEDKDF is encoded by the exons ATGCTACAAGGCTCAAGTATCCTGGGACATGAGAGGCCCCTGGTCATCAGGGTGTCATTCACCACCTGTGTTGTTGGTACTGTCTGCCTACCACTGCTTGGACTAATAACATGCGTCTTCATATCCTCTGTTTTTCATTATGAGGACTCTACTGGTACACACTGCCAG GTTCCTAACTACCTGCCATCTATCAGTGCCTCAATAAGCCTGAGTCCTGAGTGCCACATATGGCGGTTCTGTATCGGACTGCACTCGGCGCCGAGGCTCTTGGTGGCATTTACCTACTTCAAATTTTACAAGACACGTTTTTCCTCAAGGTTTCCTGAGGGTCCACTCACCTGCTTCAGTCTggtcttttctctttttgaaaACCTCGGCCTCTTGCTTCTCACATATGTGTCATCCAGTGAAACATACT TCGTACATAAGGAAGGATTTGTCCTCTTCATTGTCAGTTCCATTATCTACATGCTGATAACCTGCCGTCTATGGAAGACTATTAAGAATTATTCATTAAGTCCAGAG GATGCCAAGTCTCACCATTGGAAAGTGCGCTTCTTAATTCTCAATGTAGCCTTCTGTGCTTTCGCTGGATTCTTTTACTGGAAACACAACATGTACTGTGAATCAGGAA GTTACACATTATTTGCCCTGTTTGAGTATCTGGTGGTCTTCTCCAATATGGCCTTCCATCTCACAGCAGTGTGGGACTTTAAGAGCCGCGAGGTGGTGGTCATTTCATCCTCTGAAGATAAAGACTTCTGA